One genomic segment of Deinococcus sp. LM3 includes these proteins:
- a CDS encoding aldo/keto reductase — MRSIPLGNSTLQVPVVAVGCMRLNSLDAAQAQRFVQGALDLGANFFDHADIYGGGECESVFADAVGMSSSVRERLILQSKCGIRPGMFDFSREHILASVDAILGRLRTEYLDVLLLHRPDALVEPDEVAAAFDQLEREGKVRHFGVSNQNPRQIELLKKSVRQPLVANQLQLSITNATMITAGFNVNMENDAAVNRDGGVLDYCRLHDITVQPWSPFQFGFFEGVFLDHPKFPELNATLAGIAERYGVNTTTVAMAWLLRHPAHMQPVTGTTNLERLGDCVRAADVHLTREDWYAILLAAGNTLP; from the coding sequence ATGCGTTCGATTCCCCTTGGTAACAGCACCCTTCAGGTTCCCGTGGTCGCGGTGGGCTGCATGCGTCTGAACTCGCTGGACGCCGCCCAGGCGCAGCGCTTCGTCCAGGGCGCCCTGGACCTGGGCGCCAACTTCTTCGACCACGCCGACATCTACGGCGGCGGCGAGTGCGAGTCCGTCTTCGCGGACGCCGTGGGCATGAGTTCCAGCGTGCGCGAACGCCTGATCCTGCAGAGCAAGTGCGGCATCCGGCCCGGCATGTTCGACTTCAGCCGCGAGCACATCCTGGCGTCCGTGGACGCCATCCTGGGCCGCCTGCGCACCGAGTACCTGGACGTGCTGCTGCTGCACCGCCCGGACGCGCTGGTGGAACCCGACGAGGTCGCCGCCGCCTTCGACCAGCTGGAACGCGAGGGCAAGGTCCGGCACTTCGGGGTGTCCAACCAGAACCCCCGACAGATCGAACTGCTGAAAAAGAGCGTCCGGCAGCCGCTCGTCGCCAACCAGTTGCAGCTGAGCATCACGAACGCCACCATGATCACCGCCGGATTCAACGTGAACATGGAAAACGACGCGGCCGTGAACCGCGACGGGGGCGTCCTCGACTACTGCCGCCTGCACGACATCACCGTGCAGCCCTGGTCGCCGTTCCAGTTCGGATTCTTCGAGGGCGTGTTCCTGGACCACCCGAAATTCCCGGAACTGAACGCGACCCTCGCCGGAATCGCCGAGCGGTACGGCGTGAATACCACGACGGTCGCCATGGCGTGGCTGCTGCGCCACCCGGCCCACATGCAGCCCGTGACCGGCACCACCAACCTGGAACGACTGGGCGACTGCGTGCGGGCCGCCGACGTGCACCTGACCCGCGAGGACTGGTACGCCATCCTGCTGGCCGCCGGCAACACCCTGCCCTGA
- a CDS encoding hydroxyacid-oxoacid transhydrogenase — MTHPSLPAAPGDVPEAHERLFTIEATPVKFGPGAALDAGWELKRLGARHVFVVVDPAVLALGVAGPSLASLDAAGLQVTLFSDVETEPSIAAVERAVQAARAAGADSFAAIGGGSAIDTAKVANLLCTHGGQIMDYVNPPVGAGRRPPSPLRPFLAVPTTAGSGSEATTVAILDLPERHIKTGISHRLLRPSQALVDPELSRSAPPAVIAAAGLDVVCHAAESFLSRPYTSRPRPATPDERPPYQGSNPVADLWSAQALRYGGEFLRRAVQGDTEARGFMMLSATMAGVGFGSAGVHIPHACAYPIAGLRHTYRDPGYPGEKPFVPHGFSVIVTSAAAFRFTFDAAPQRHVQAASLLTGRTYAPDDREALPQALLDLMRDVGAPSGVAALGYGEADIPALTDGALQQQRLLAVAPRAPSREDLGRIFRESLHNW; from the coding sequence ATGACGCACCCTTCCCTGCCCGCCGCTCCCGGTGACGTGCCTGAGGCGCACGAACGCCTGTTCACCATCGAGGCCACCCCCGTGAAGTTCGGCCCCGGCGCGGCGCTGGACGCCGGCTGGGAACTGAAACGGCTGGGGGCGCGGCACGTGTTCGTGGTCGTGGACCCGGCTGTGCTGGCGCTGGGCGTGGCGGGACCGTCCCTGGCGTCCCTGGACGCCGCCGGGTTGCAGGTGACGCTGTTCAGTGACGTGGAGACCGAGCCGTCCATCGCGGCGGTCGAGCGGGCCGTGCAGGCCGCCCGGGCGGCCGGGGCCGACAGTTTCGCCGCCATCGGGGGCGGCAGCGCCATCGATACCGCCAAGGTCGCCAACCTGCTGTGCACGCACGGCGGTCAGATCATGGACTACGTGAACCCCCCGGTCGGCGCGGGCCGGCGGCCACCGTCACCGCTGCGGCCGTTCCTGGCGGTGCCGACCACGGCCGGCAGCGGGTCCGAGGCGACGACCGTCGCGATCCTGGATCTGCCGGAACGGCACATCAAGACCGGCATCAGCCACCGCCTGCTGCGGCCGTCGCAGGCGCTCGTGGACCCGGAACTGAGCCGCAGCGCGCCACCCGCCGTGATCGCCGCCGCCGGACTGGACGTCGTGTGTCACGCGGCCGAGAGTTTCCTGAGCCGCCCGTACACCAGCCGCCCGCGCCCCGCCACACCCGACGAGCGGCCTCCCTACCAGGGCAGCAACCCGGTGGCGGACCTCTGGTCGGCGCAGGCGCTGCGGTACGGCGGGGAGTTCCTGCGCCGCGCCGTGCAGGGCGACACCGAGGCGCGCGGGTTCATGATGCTGAGCGCCACCATGGCCGGTGTGGGCTTCGGGTCGGCCGGTGTACACATCCCGCACGCCTGCGCGTACCCCATCGCGGGGTTGCGGCACACCTACCGCGATCCCGGTTACCCCGGCGAGAAGCCCTTCGTGCCGCACGGGTTCTCCGTGATCGTCACCTCGGCCGCCGCGTTCCGCTTCACCTTCGACGCCGCGCCGCAGCGGCACGTGCAGGCCGCCAGTCTCCTGACCGGCCGCACCTACGCCCCGGACGACCGGGAGGCGCTCCCGCAGGCGCTGCTGGACCTGATGCGGGACGTGGGGGCGCCCAGCGGCGTGGCGGCGCTGGGGTACGGCGAGGCTGACATCCCGGCCCTGACCGACGGCGCGCTGCAACAGCAGCGTCTGCTGGCGGTCGCGCCGCGCGCGCCCAGCCGCGAGGATTTGGGTCGGATCTTCCGGGAGTCGCTGCACAACTGGTGA
- a CDS encoding sigma-70 family RNA polymerase sigma factor, whose protein sequence is MARLPLLSLRSTSPAEEESLSAPPSDAALAARLVRRDEVALAEAYDTHAGAVFGLLSRLLDHATAQEVLQDVFLRLWERPAAFDPARAGLRAYLLVMARSRALDRLRAARTTVPLHSEDGVDLPLPDGRPGPAQLSEDGARRDRLRAALAGLSDTHRETVERAYLRGQSREEIAQAMGVPVGTVKSRLSYALKHLKIHLGQEGGAWLD, encoded by the coding sequence ATGGCCCGACTCCCCCTCCTCTCCCTGCGTTCCACCTCCCCTGCGGAGGAGGAGTCGTTGTCTGCGCCGCCGTCCGACGCGGCGCTGGCGGCGCGGCTGGTCCGGCGGGACGAGGTGGCCCTGGCCGAGGCGTACGACACCCACGCGGGCGCGGTGTTCGGACTGCTGTCGCGGCTGCTGGATCACGCGACCGCGCAGGAGGTTCTGCAGGACGTGTTCCTGCGGCTCTGGGAGCGGCCGGCGGCCTTCGATCCGGCGCGGGCCGGACTGCGCGCCTACCTGCTGGTCATGGCTCGCTCGCGGGCGCTGGACCGGCTGCGGGCGGCCCGGACGACCGTGCCGCTGCACAGCGAGGACGGCGTGGACCTGCCCCTCCCGGACGGGCGGCCCGGCCCGGCGCAGCTCAGCGAGGACGGCGCGCGCCGCGACCGCCTGCGCGCGGCCCTGGCGGGCCTGTCGGACACGCACCGGGAGACGGTGGAGCGCGCCTACCTGCGCGGGCAGTCCCGCGAGGAGATCGCGCAGGCGATGGGCGTGCCGGTCGGAACCGTCAAGAGCCGCCTGAGTTACGCCCTGAAACACCTGAAAATTCACCTGGGACAGGAGGGCGGCGCATGGCTGGACTGA
- a CDS encoding thioredoxin family protein yields MNRIVTLLSAALFATLTAPAAAATAKATPEATRYQPYTKAAFDAARGTQRVLFFAASWCPNCRAADADIVKNIARVPAGVTIFKTDYDKEGALKKQYGITYQHTFVLVDKDGKALKKWAGGKLDQILTNTRK; encoded by the coding sequence ATGAACCGTATTGTTACCCTGCTCAGCGCCGCCCTGTTCGCCACCCTGACCGCTCCTGCCGCCGCCGCTACCGCCAAGGCGACCCCGGAAGCGACCCGGTACCAGCCGTACACCAAGGCCGCCTTCGACGCCGCCCGGGGAACGCAGCGCGTGCTGTTCTTCGCGGCCTCGTGGTGCCCGAACTGCCGCGCCGCCGACGCGGACATCGTCAAGAACATCGCGCGTGTGCCGGCCGGCGTGACCATCTTCAAGACCGACTACGACAAGGAAGGCGCCCTGAAGAAGCAGTACGGCATCACGTACCAGCACACCTTCGTCCTGGTCGATAAGGACGGCAAGGCCCTGAAGAAGTGGGCCGGCGGCAAACTCGACCAGATTCTCACGAACACCCGGAAGTAA
- a CDS encoding cytochrome c biogenesis CcdA family protein gives MLLLLVAFLGGVLTVLSPCVLPVLPVLLSGTVGGRGRPLGIIAGFIGSFVLLTLFLASVVSALNLSPDLIRWVATFLLLGFGLTLAVPALQHRFELAMSRSLPQRRPGDRDGFLGGVLVGVTLGVVWTPCVGPILASVTTLALSGQVTGFAFAATLAYALGVAVPMLGVMLGGRRLLHRPALLGRLGQLQQVFGAVLVVFAVGMVFGVDRQVQTLLVERLPALQQLTFLEESDAVQQQLQRQQLP, from the coding sequence GTGCTGCTGCTGCTCGTGGCCTTCCTGGGGGGCGTCCTGACGGTCCTGTCGCCCTGCGTCCTGCCGGTCCTGCCGGTCCTGCTGTCCGGTACGGTCGGCGGGCGCGGGCGGCCGCTGGGGATCATCGCCGGATTCATCGGGTCGTTCGTGCTGCTCACGCTGTTCCTGGCGAGCGTGGTCAGTGCCCTGAACCTCAGCCCCGACCTGATCCGCTGGGTGGCCACCTTTCTGCTGCTGGGCTTCGGTCTGACCCTGGCCGTCCCGGCGCTGCAGCACCGCTTCGAGCTGGCCATGAGCCGCTCGCTGCCGCAGCGCCGTCCCGGCGACCGTGACGGGTTCCTGGGGGGCGTGCTGGTCGGCGTGACCCTGGGGGTCGTCTGGACGCCCTGCGTCGGCCCGATCCTGGCGAGCGTGACCACCCTGGCCCTGAGCGGTCAGGTGACGGGCTTCGCCTTCGCCGCGACCCTGGCCTACGCGCTGGGCGTGGCCGTACCCATGCTGGGCGTCATGCTGGGTGGCCGCCGGCTGCTGCACCGCCCGGCGCTGCTGGGCCGCCTGGGGCAGCTGCAACAGGTATTCGGCGCGGTGCTCGTGGTGTTCGCCGTGGGCATGGTGTTCGGCGTGGACCGTCAGGTGCAGACCCTGCTGGTCGAGCGTCTGCCAGCCCTGCAGCAACTGACCTTCCTCGAAGAATCGGACGCCGTGCAGCAGCAGCTGCAGCGCCAGCAGCTTCCCTGA
- a CDS encoding transposase, producing the protein MPRTPSLPQSIITAQLNRVTSLSGLVPYSTLRKSAISQEMARNSFESTEDLQRRARNAPDGAFLAIDFVMVPHAGRTMEGVNYHYSGQAQTRLGHQFTSAALVRFGEDPVPLLERFKVSQALHTERYPYRTATQEMIHVVQDCLTAGIPMAGLLLDGEFGRDAAMTFSRQHQIPVLIRAKANMTVQFEGESLTLNALSKQFPPDRCHLYAEFGWRVRRLPVAREVGGFDVLIVWRKVHGEWTRFFLFSTFGGDVTVRSLLRAWKARWGIEVIHRFFKQNLGLGRCHCRTIQAQENWVWCVVEAFHAVLRVRREVPGVTWRAAQQQAALNAEKYVLTGLEQDGPLPEAA; encoded by the coding sequence ATGCCTCGCACACCCAGCCTACCGCAAAGCATCATCACCGCTCAGCTGAACCGAGTCACCAGCCTCAGCGGTCTCGTTCCCTACAGCACCTTGCGCAAAAGCGCCATCTCCCAGGAGATGGCGCGGAACTCCTTCGAATCGACAGAAGACCTCCAGCGCCGCGCCAGGAACGCGCCGGACGGCGCGTTCCTGGCCATTGATTTCGTCATGGTGCCCCACGCTGGACGGACGATGGAAGGCGTCAACTACCACTACAGTGGTCAGGCCCAGACCCGTCTCGGTCATCAGTTCACCTCCGCTGCTCTGGTCAGGTTCGGTGAAGATCCAGTTCCACTCCTGGAGCGATTCAAAGTGTCACAGGCCCTGCATACAGAGCGCTATCCGTACCGTACAGCGACTCAGGAAATGATCCACGTCGTCCAGGATTGCCTCACGGCCGGCATCCCCATGGCGGGTCTTCTGTTGGATGGAGAGTTCGGGAGGGATGCAGCCATGACCTTCAGTCGCCAGCATCAGATTCCGGTCCTGATCCGTGCCAAAGCCAATATGACGGTGCAGTTCGAGGGTGAGTCCCTCACCCTCAATGCGCTGAGCAAACAATTCCCTCCGGACCGCTGCCACCTGTACGCGGAGTTCGGATGGCGTGTCCGCCGCTTGCCGGTCGCCCGTGAGGTCGGTGGGTTCGATGTCCTGATCGTGTGGCGCAAAGTGCACGGTGAGTGGACGCGCTTTTTCCTGTTCAGCACGTTTGGTGGTGACGTCACGGTTCGCTCGCTGCTGCGGGCCTGGAAGGCCCGCTGGGGAATCGAGGTGATTCACCGGTTCTTCAAGCAGAACCTGGGGCTGGGACGTTGTCATTGCCGGACGATCCAGGCGCAGGAGAACTGGGTGTGGTGCGTGGTGGAGGCCTTTCACGCGGTGTTACGGGTGCGTCGGGAAGTACCAGGAGTGACGTGGAGGGCCGCACAACAGCAGGCGGCTCTGAATGCAGAAAAGTACGTCCTGACCGGCCTTGAGCAGGATGGACCCCTGCCTGAGGCCGCGTGA
- a CDS encoding NAD(P)/FAD-dependent oxidoreductase, protein MTERSAGGHDWARPTDLDLTPLTADVVVIGGGSAGLTAVGVAASQGRRVVMVERDRTGGECLFTGCVPSKTLLSLAGRVHAARGAQALGLSVTGQPDWAAVRAEVRRVIDSFERVDAPAALAATGVHVIAGEAVFVSPHVLEVTHARGQRTVTAAEFILATGSQVRVPDVPGLRGVPFLTHETVFELPERPEHLIVMGGGAVGCELSQAFARLGSRVTLLHTGARLLPRDEPEASAAVLEALRADGVTVHLNAHARQVQTRRVLGQADGVQVELPGQAVLGTHLLLATGKRPRVQGLGLEVIGAPFTEDGLTVRPSMQSVGCAYLWGAGDVVGGPMFTHGATERGTLAGLGSLGPLGRVAARLRAPAGRAERIPHVTFTDPEAAQWGLTEAQAAQTHGGRAVVVEYDFSHLDRAATENAGEGFVKLVAVRDRLGSPLGLQVVGAQVVGRRAGELIQLLSVTPRLGIHPLRTALLPAPYPTFAEAVRQTYLGLFTQGEHFGRSRPARPDAG, encoded by the coding sequence ATGACGGAACGCAGCGCGGGCGGGCACGACTGGGCAAGACCCACGGATCTGGACCTGACCCCCCTGACGGCGGACGTGGTCGTGATCGGCGGCGGATCGGCGGGCCTGACGGCGGTGGGTGTGGCGGCCTCGCAGGGGCGGCGGGTCGTGATGGTCGAGCGGGACCGGACGGGCGGCGAGTGCCTGTTCACGGGATGCGTGCCGTCCAAGACGCTGCTGTCCCTGGCGGGCCGGGTACACGCGGCGCGCGGGGCGCAGGCACTGGGCCTGAGCGTGACGGGCCAGCCGGACTGGGCGGCGGTGCGGGCCGAGGTGCGGCGCGTGATCGACTCCTTCGAGCGGGTGGACGCCCCGGCCGCCCTGGCGGCGACGGGCGTGCATGTGATCGCGGGCGAGGCGGTGTTCGTGTCGCCGCACGTACTGGAGGTCACGCACGCGCGCGGGCAGCGGACCGTGACGGCCGCCGAGTTCATCCTGGCGACCGGTTCGCAGGTGCGCGTGCCGGACGTGCCGGGCCTGCGGGGCGTGCCGTTCCTGACGCACGAGACGGTCTTCGAGCTGCCTGAACGCCCCGAGCACCTGATCGTGATGGGTGGCGGCGCGGTCGGGTGTGAGCTGTCGCAGGCGTTCGCGCGGCTGGGCAGCCGGGTCACGCTGCTGCACACCGGCGCCCGCCTGCTGCCGCGCGACGAGCCCGAAGCGTCGGCGGCGGTGCTGGAGGCGCTGCGGGCGGACGGCGTGACCGTGCACCTGAACGCGCACGCGCGGCAGGTCCAGACGCGGCGGGTTCTGGGGCAGGCGGACGGCGTGCAGGTCGAACTGCCGGGCCAAGCGGTGCTCGGCACCCACCTGTTGCTCGCCACCGGCAAACGGCCCCGCGTGCAGGGCCTGGGCCTGGAGGTGATCGGCGCGCCCTTCACCGAGGACGGCCTGACCGTCCGGCCCAGCATGCAGTCGGTCGGCTGCGCGTACCTGTGGGGCGCCGGGGACGTGGTTGGCGGCCCGATGTTCACGCATGGTGCCACCGAACGCGGCACGCTCGCCGGGCTGGGCAGCCTGGGACCGCTGGGGCGGGTCGCGGCGCGGCTTCGCGCCCCCGCCGGACGCGCCGAGCGCATTCCGCACGTCACGTTCACCGACCCGGAGGCCGCGCAGTGGGGTCTGACCGAGGCGCAGGCCGCGCAGACCCACGGGGGGCGCGCCGTGGTCGTCGAGTACGACTTCTCGCACCTGGACCGCGCCGCCACCGAGAACGCCGGGGAGGGGTTCGTGAAACTGGTGGCGGTCCGTGACCGGCTCGGCTCGCCGCTGGGCCTGCAGGTCGTGGGCGCGCAGGTCGTCGGACGCCGCGCCGGGGAACTGATCCAGCTGCTGAGCGTCACGCCCCGGCTGGGCATCCACCCGCTGCGGACGGCGCTGCTGCCCGCGCCGTACCCCACCTTCGCGGAGGCCGTCCGGCAGACTTACCTGGGGCTGTTCACGCAGGGCGAGCATTTCGGCCGGTCCCGCCCGGCCCGACCGGACGCCGGGTGA
- a CDS encoding NAD(P)/FAD-dependent oxidoreductase yields the protein MTPAPTLLDTLVIGAGQAGLATGYWLARAGLSFRVLEAGPAPQGSWPAYYASLTLFTPARHSALPGLLFPGESDRAPTRDGMAAYLRAYAHAHALPVETGADVTRVTPRPDELGRGQPGGFEVTARDGRTWAARTVVVATGTFRTPVTPYFPGQAGTAVEIRHAATYRHPEPFAGQRVVVVGAGNSAVQIAADLARVADVTLAVRRVPHLIPQRPLGHDLTDWLAWSGLERLPLGALGRVPDAQPVIAVPGLRAALRGVPVRQVFTAFTPRGVRWPGGQEEQVDTVILATGYRFGAPFLPESALDRAGEPRQRLGVSLGVPGLYFVGLPGARTIASGTVRAAGPDARAVTVALRRFLRRDPTDFPAGR from the coding sequence GTGACACCCGCCCCGACCCTGCTGGACACGCTGGTGATCGGGGCCGGGCAGGCCGGACTGGCCACCGGGTACTGGCTGGCCCGCGCCGGCCTGAGCTTCCGGGTGCTGGAGGCCGGGCCAGCGCCGCAGGGGTCCTGGCCCGCGTACTACGCCAGCCTGACGCTGTTCACGCCGGCGCGGCACTCGGCGCTGCCCGGCCTGCTCTTTCCGGGCGAGTCGGACCGCGCGCCCACCCGTGACGGGATGGCCGCGTACCTGCGCGCCTACGCCCACGCGCACGCCCTGCCGGTCGAGACGGGCGCGGACGTCACGCGCGTCACGCCGCGACCGGACGAGCTGGGTAGGGGCCAGCCGGGCGGCTTCGAGGTCACGGCGCGCGACGGCCGCACCTGGGCGGCGCGGACGGTGGTCGTGGCGACCGGCACCTTCCGCACGCCGGTCACGCCCTACTTTCCCGGTCAGGCGGGCACGGCGGTGGAGATCCGGCACGCCGCCACGTACCGGCACCCGGAACCGTTCGCGGGGCAGCGGGTCGTGGTGGTCGGCGCGGGAAACTCCGCCGTGCAGATCGCGGCGGACCTCGCGCGCGTGGCGGACGTGACGCTCGCAGTACGCCGGGTGCCGCACCTGATCCCGCAGCGCCCGCTGGGCCATGACCTGACCGACTGGCTGGCGTGGTCGGGGTTGGAACGCCTGCCGCTGGGCGCACTGGGGCGCGTGCCGGACGCGCAGCCCGTGATCGCCGTGCCGGGCCTGCGCGCCGCGCTGCGGGGCGTGCCCGTCAGGCAGGTGTTCACGGCGTTCACGCCGCGCGGCGTGCGCTGGCCCGGCGGTCAGGAGGAGCAGGTGGACACCGTAATTCTCGCGACCGGCTACCGCTTCGGGGCGCCGTTCCTGCCGGAGTCGGCCCTCGACCGGGCGGGGGAACCCCGGCAGCGGCTGGGCGTCAGCCTGGGCGTGCCAGGCCTGTACTTCGTGGGCCTGCCCGGCGCGCGGACCATTGCGTCCGGTACGGTCCGCGCCGCCGGTCCGGACGCGCGGGCCGTGACGGTG